In Mycoavidus cysteinexigens, a genomic segment contains:
- a CDS encoding NACHT domain-containing protein, with product MLPISPNQSTQPSLASYIPKLASAFSDTQERADDLSESNVQIGNGFLNNLTIGNNNTANNHIHLAAADSKLIETLMLQHIFALQPNIKPLVNLDSAIEALQKRYEKSLEEDNEVKDALSNYVEPEGMELHDSTRFDLKSKVQDFLNSNKKVLLLLGEAGSGKSTFNRDLAVSLWEACIQGGKSENMPIPVFIGLSSLLGPDRNLVSAFFERHGFSKEQIKELQSKHRFVLILDGFDEIEHRQQVFYKDNELNDWKGAKIIISSRPEYLGPNYQYKFHPPGERTALQEYRLAPFSEETIKRYVDRYSEIHPDALWSAEKYKKELEEPSLKELVSNPFLLKITLSVLPELSQSGQIENQSLTRIAIYDQFVKSWFDRSQQRLDQILELNSKERDEFKKIERGGFANFGVEYSQELALEMYQAGEVIASYKASTYAKWKKNNSATEGDWRRRLLGDEETSTVLMRLNAPLICQDRPNDLGKEYRFIHKSLRDYFVAREMWQELESTAGSDASIGEPLNEMKNVQGLWKMLNDSDQVDQKGLLNRFNLVEDVAIQRFLVERVRQNKALMKPLLAWIKASKQVESVSQGAANAITILVKAGIQFNGMDLKGIRIPVADLSFGMFDSAQLQGSDLSGVKFSTSWLREANLSGAQMSGVQFGELAYLEEESGVNSCAYSPDGQTCTMSLSSGEICVYGTSSWTKSHTLKGHTGSVGIVVYSPRGEQIASGGMDNTVRLWDVKSGAPGPIFKGHTERVLSVVYSPSGEQIASGSGDRTVRLWDVKSGAPGLILKGHTDWVGSVVYSPSGSQLASCSDDYTVRLWDVRNGSPGPILKGHTDRVLSVVYSPSGEQIASGSRDKTVRLWDVKGGSPGPILKGHTGMVNSVVYSPSGEQIASGSGDLTVRLWDVKSGAPGLTLKGHTDFVGSVVYSPSGEQIASGSGDHTVRLWEVKSGAPGPTLKGHSNWINSVVYSPSGEQIASGSSDKTVRLWEVKSGAPGPILKGHTNWVNSVVYSPSGSQLASGSWDSTVRLWEVKSGAPGPTLRGHTRKVLSVAYSPNGEQVASGGMDNTVRLWDVKSGAPGPTLKGHFSYVRSVVYSPSGEQLASGSADETIRLWEVKSGAPGSILKGHTGYVNSVAYSPSGLQLASCGNDSTVRLWEVKSGAPGPILKGHTDYVNSVAYSPSGLQLASCGNDKTVRLWEVKSGAPSLTLTGHTRSVNSAVYSPSGEQIASGSEDKTVRLWEVISGACLREIQMLSGVVNSVAWTVLDGEEYLVTGSVDHSVRQWELKKELEGYQVKLCWSSVESKELTVKDTLIEEIEGLSEVNQRLLTQRGAVLAANSISGQ from the coding sequence ATGTTGCCGATTAGTCCGAATCAGAGCACTCAACCTTCCTTAGCGTCATATATTCCGAAATTGGCTTCAGCTTTTTCTGATACTCAAGAACGAGCCGATGATCTAAGTGAAAGTAATGTGCAAATCGGTAATGGTTTTTTAAATAATTTAACCATTGGAAATAATAATACAGCGAATAACCATATACATTTAGCGGCGGCAGATTCGAAGTTGATAGAAACCCTGATGTTGCAGCATATTTTTGCCTTGCAGCCTAATATTAAGCCGTTGGTCAACTTAGATTCGGCTATTGAGGCGTTGCAGAAAAGGTATGAAAAAAGTTTAGAGGAAGACAACGAAGTTAAAGATGCGTTGTCGAACTATGTGGAGCCGGAAGGGATGGAGCTTCACGATTCAACCCGCTTTGATTTAAAAAGCAAGGTTCAAGATTTTTTGAACTCCAATAAAAAAGTCTTACTCCTACTAGGTGAAGCCGGTTCAGGCAAGTCGACTTTTAACCGAGATCTCGCGGTGAGCTTGTGGGAAGCCTGTATCCAAGGCGGTAAGTCGGAAAATATGCCAATTCCGGTATTTATAGGATTATCGAGCTTGTTAGGGCCGGATCGGAATCTAGTGAGCGCCTTTTTCGAAAGGCATGGATTCTCGAAAGAGCAGATCAAAGAATTACAAAGTAAACATCGATTTGTATTAATTTTAGATGGATTTGACGAGATCGAGCATCGGCAGCAGGTATTTTATAAAGATAATGAGTTAAATGACTGGAAAGGCGCAAAAATCATAATCAGCAGTCGCCCGGAATATTTAGGGCCAAACTATCAATATAAATTTCATCCACCAGGTGAGCGTACCGCTTTACAGGAGTATCGGCTGGCACCATTTTCGGAAGAAACGATAAAGCGGTATGTTGATCGATATAGCGAAATACACCCTGATGCTTTGTGGAGCGCGGAGAAATACAAAAAAGAGTTGGAGGAGCCAAGCTTAAAAGAGCTGGTGAGTAATCCATTTTTGCTGAAAATAACCTTGAGCGTGCTGCCTGAATTGAGCCAAAGTGGCCAAATAGAGAATCAGAGCTTAACTCGAATTGCAATTTACGATCAGTTTGTAAAGAGCTGGTTTGACCGTTCACAACAGAGGCTAGATCAGATACTTGAGCTTAATTCAAAAGAAAGAGATGAGTTCAAAAAAATCGAGCGAGGAGGATTTGCCAACTTCGGGGTGGAATATAGTCAAGAGCTAGCCTTGGAAATGTACCAAGCTGGGGAGGTGATAGCGTCTTATAAAGCCAGTACTTATGCGAAATGGAAAAAAAATAACTCAGCTACAGAGGGAGATTGGCGCAGACGCCTATTAGGCGATGAGGAAACTAGCACAGTGCTGATGCGCTTAAATGCGCCCTTAATCTGCCAGGACAGGCCAAATGATTTGGGCAAAGAATATCGCTTTATCCATAAATCGTTGCGGGATTATTTTGTAGCGCGTGAAATGTGGCAAGAGCTGGAAAGTACAGCTGGATCGGATGCATCGATAGGCGAGCCATTGAACGAAATGAAGAATGTGCAGGGTCTATGGAAGATGCTGAATGATTCGGATCAGGTAGATCAGAAAGGGTTATTGAACCGCTTTAATCTGGTGGAGGATGTGGCGATTCAGCGGTTTTTAGTGGAGCGCGTGCGACAGAACAAAGCGCTGATGAAACCGCTGCTGGCATGGATCAAAGCCTCCAAGCAGGTGGAATCTGTGAGTCAAGGGGCGGCGAATGCAATCACGATTTTGGTCAAGGCAGGGATCCAGTTTAATGGGATGGATTTGAAGGGTATCCGGATCCCTGTTGCGGATTTAAGTTTTGGGATGTTTGACTCAGCGCAATTGCAAGGGTCGGATTTAAGCGGTGTGAAGTTTAGCACGAGCTGGCTGCGGGAAGCGAATTTAAGCGGCGCGCAGATGTCGGGGGTGCAGTTTGGAGAGTTGGCCTATCTGGAAGAAGAGAGTGGAGTGAACTCGTGTGCCTATTCTCCGGATGGTCAAACCTGTACGATGAGCCTTTCGAGTGGTGAGATTTGCGTGTATGGCACGTCAAGCTGGACAAAAAGCCACACTTTGAAGGGCCATACCGGCTCTGTTGGGATAGTGGTGTATTCGCCGAGAGGAGAGCAGATCGCCTCGGGGGGTATGGACAACACGGTACGACTGTGGGACGTGAAAAGCGGCGCGCCCGGTCCCATCTTTAAGGGCCATACCGAAAGGGTTTTGAGTGTGGTGTATTCACCGAGCGGAGAGCAGATTGCATCGGGCAGTGGGGATAGAACGGTACGACTGTGGGACGTGAAAAGCGGCGCGCCCGGCCTGATCTTGAAGGGCCATACCGACTGGGTTGGAAGCGTAGTGTATTCTCCGAGCGGTTCGCAGCTCGCCTCGTGTAGTGATGACTATACGGTACGACTGTGGGACGTGAGAAACGGGTCGCCCGGCCCGATCTTGAAGGGCCATACCGACAGGGTTTTGAGCGTGGTGTATTCACCGAGCGGAGAACAGATTGCCTCGGGCAGTAGAGACAAAACGGTACGACTGTGGGATGTGAAAGGCGGGTCGCCTGGCCCGATCTTGAAGGGCCATACCGGCATGGTTAATAGCGTGGTGTATTCACCGAGCGGAGAACAGATTGCCTCGGGCAGTGGTGACCTTACGGTACGACTGTGGGACGTGAAAAGCGGTGCGCCCGGCTTGACCTTGAAGGGCCATACCGACTTTGTTGGTAGCGTGGTGTATTCGCCGAGCGGAGAACAGATTGCCTCGGGCAGTGGCGACCATACGGTACGACTGTGGGAAGTGAAAAGCGGAGCGCCCGGCCCGACCTTGAAGGGCCATTCCAACTGGATTAATAGCGTGGTGTATTCGCCGAGCGGAGAGCAGATTGCTTCGGGGAGTAGTGACAAGACGGTCCGCTTGTGGGAAGTGAAAAGCGGCGCGCCCGGCCCTATCTTGAAGGGCCATACCAACTGGGTTAATAGCGTAGTGTATTCGCCGAGCGGTTCGCAGCTCGCATCGGGCAGTTGGGATAGTACGGTACGATTGTGGGAGGTGAAAAGCGGCGCACCCGGCCCGACCTTGAGGGGCCATACCCGCAAGGTTTTGAGCGTGGCGTATTCGCCGAACGGTGAGCAGGTCGCATCGGGGGGTATGGACAACACGGTACGACTGTGGGATGTGAAAAGTGGTGCGCCCGGCCCCACGTTGAAGGGCCATTTCTCCTATGTTCGGAGCGTGGTGTATTCTCCGAGCGGAGAGCAGCTCGCATCGGGTAGTGCTGACGAGACGATTCGACTGTGGGAAGTGAAAAGCGGCGCGCCCGGCTCTATCTTGAAGGGCCATACCGGCTATGTTAATAGCGTTGCGTATTCGCCGAGCGGCTTGCAGCTCGCCTCGTGCGGTAATGATAGTACGGTACGACTGTGGGAAGTGAAAAGCGGCGCGCCCGGCCCTATCTTGAAGGGCCATACCGACTATGTTAATAGCGTTGCGTATTCGCCGAGCGGCTTGCAGCTCGCCTCGTGCGGTAATGATAAGACGGTACGATTGTGGGAAGTGAAAAGCGGTGCGCCCAGCCTGACCTTGACGGGCCATACAAGGTCAGTTAATAGCGCTGTGTATTCGCCGAGCGGAGAGCAGATCGCCTCGGGCAGTGAAGATAAGACGGTACGGCTATGGGAGGTAATCTCGGGAGCGTGTCTCAGAGAAATTCAAATGTTGAGTGGTGTAGTTAATAGTGTAGCTTGGACAGTGTTGGATGGAGAAGAGTATTTGGTGACAGGTAGCGTAGATCATTCCGTGCGGCAATGGGAGCTTAAAAAAGAGCTGGAGGGCTATCAAGTGAAATTGTGTTGGAGTTCAGTAGAGTCTAAAGAGTTGACGGTGAAGGATACGTTGATTGAAGAGATAGAGGGCTTAAGCGAGGTGAATCAAAGGTTGTTAACTCAGAGGGGAGCCGTGTTAGCTGCAAATAGTATAAGCGGGCAGTAG